The nucleotide window GCTTTACCGATGAGAGTTTTACCGATGATAGGGTTTGAGCAAAGGAAGAGCGTGGGTTTTTTGCCTTTGGAGAAGAGGCAAAATGATTTCAATTGTTTACGTGTTTCAGAACAGCTTTAAGATAATCTATTGCTACTTTAGGATTAgattttggtttgggctcaaTTATTCTTTTATGGGCTAAACAAAAACAAACATTTACATGGGCTATAATACCAACTTAAAATATTATGCTATATAaagaaattataataaaaattaagaaatatttataacttacattctaataaatatttttatctatctaatatataaaatatgtatacatgtaatgtcgggttggtttggtttcggtttgactttttttagttaatacCAAACCAAGCCTATTGTGGTcgggttttatttttcaataccaaaccaagtcaaaccaaaccacTAGTCGATTTTTTTTTCGGGTTGACTCGAATTTTCGGGTTGGTGCGGGTTATCGGTttggtttgtacacccctagttagATCAATAGCCGCCTTTTCTTTGCTATTTAAGATGGACATGGTAGACGTCATGTAAACCATATGGTTTTTCTCCACCTCTCTTTGTTTGACCATTTGTAATTTCACTTAAGTTACAAATTTCGTTGGCAAGACAAAAAGGAAATTCAGGAACTGGCATCATTATTCTTTATAACGTTTTATTCTTCCCTTTGGATTAAACAAAtagtaatgaaaaagaaaaggttggaattttctttttgttcttttggttTTCCATTGAGTAATTTTCACTTTTCATTTCGGCTGACCACTAAAGTTGCTTcttaagattaaaaaaaaagttgGTAATTTGACCATGACTGCAGCAtaatgtaaaaagaaaaaaaaaagaaaataaattggtTTGATTGAGCTGAGTAATAACTTCAGATTTTCCTGAGAATTAACATTGTTTTTTCATCTTTTTAGTCTACAATAAGCACATTGTAAAATGTACAATCAAAACATAATAGCAgaaagaaggggggggggggggaggggggagcaAAACCGTGAGACGTGACAGCTTCGAATCTCAACTacaagaataaataaaattatgtGTACATTTTTTTaacaagaagaaaacaaaatgaaatcGTACAATATCACAATAAAATATCTGGGGAGAAGCAAGTAGAGTGCTGGATTTTTCCATCTTTTTGTAGTTTATAAATCACAGCGAAATGAACTAAAATTGCTGGTTCAAATGAACCTGTAACTTAAGTGCTAGATTCGTCCATTCTTAAGAAAATTAGATTAGGTCATCAGATTTGTAATATCGGTtcagattttcatattttaaaccttgaaatgTCTCTAGGATAAGCGCGGATAATACGAAGAGATGAATAAATAAGCAGTTTACTTCTGAATATTGACCGTGTAAAATTTTCTTACACTTCAAGTTAAAAGTTACTTcatccggtccacaataagtgaacaatttattttttttcttttgatccAAAATAAATGTCCATTTATATATCaagaaaaattcaatttattttttcaaaatcacctttatgtacgtatccctaaaaagtcttttactcctcacattaaattaTACTGCAACATTTAATTAAGGTAATTTAGTCACACTAGTTATTGTTGTCTAAAATTTATTATTTCCTTAATGGGTGTGCTCAAGGCAAATTGATCACTTAATATGGACCCGGAGAGAGTACCACAAGAACAAGTTTGACGGTGCAAGTAAAAAGTTACACTTCTGAATATTGGCAGTGAAAATTTGCTTATCATgaataaataagcagttacatTGATTCTTAACGTTCTTTGTTTATAGCAAATCTAATCTAGCaacctaaaaaataaaataagtaccTTATTATAATAGGTAAAGTACATTAAAAATGTAAATAAGTCTGTACCACCACCTACATAAGTTAAATccttaaaaagaaataaaatttctATATCCTTCCCTTATCTAGGTAGTGGGTATTTTGGAATTAGGTTGCACGAGTCACAACTAAATTTATCGGCAGCCTGCTACACGAGTCTCTATGAAGTGGTAAACACATGTAAAATTAACGGTCACAGAAAAACCGTATGGTTTACATGACGTCCACCATGTCCATCGTAAATAGCAAAGAAAAGGCCGCTATTGATCTAACATATAGCTGTCTTTTTTTTTTGCGCTATGTATAACGTTCAACTAAAAGACGTTATACCTTAACGGTAACTTTTTTGTGCGCTATGTATAACGTTCAACTAAAAGACGTTATACCTTAACGACAAAAGTTATCGTTAAGGTATAGTGTCTTTTATTTGAACGTTATATATAGAAAAGTAActttatttttttacacttattaatgtactttgagtccaaaaaaataataattgggtTCCGGACTCAGAAAACGTGGCCACTGACATTTGAACAGCTTTTATGATGTTCTATTTTATGGGGGTCTGaagaaatccttctttcttttggggGGCGGAAGGGAGGAGGGGAAGAGGGCTGGAATATCAAAAAGGTACAAACAGCCAAAACAGCAATTTCGCAAAAGCTGACATTCATATTTACCTACTAAGATAAGCCTAGGCATTATATATTTACCTAGAAGATGCGAACTTGAAGCACACTAAACCTGACTTAAATAATTACCATCACATTCACAACACTGAACTAACTATATATGGACATCTCTCTCTAGCTTGGGAGAGATACACATGGAATGAACCACATTTCTTGACAATGTCATAATTGGCTAACGTGCAAAATGGACTGCCTATATTGCATTTGAGGTGGCAATTTAGAGACTGTTCTTTCTGCAATTGCATTTGTGTGGTTCTACTCATGCTGCTACTAGTGCCAGTACATAATTAGCGACAAAACTTCCTAGGGAGCTACTGGATTGATGACAAGAACGCggaaaaaatattaactaaattaatgATCATAATGAAAGACATTGTACCCTATCAGGAACATTTTTAGGCATTGGAAGCGCAGTGACATATCTTTGCAGAAAAGGTTTATGGCTATGTGCAGCTGCATCTGTTGATGATGACTCAGCACCATTGAATTGCCCCCGACCATGAAACTTTGCAAATCGATAGAAGACTGAGAACTTCTCCAACTCTTGTCCTTCCACTATCACGTCCAATACCGACGCTCTCTTGTCCAAACTGCACCATAGTGGTAGCAAAATCAGAACCATGTGAAATTGATGGAAGCTGCTTTTGTTAGTATCAAATAAAGACAGAACCATAAACGAATATGAACCAGTTACCTTACAAAGTCACTTTCTAACTTCCTCGCTCTTCCCGTTAACGTTTCCATAGCTCTGGCAAATTGATGCCAATTTTTCTTCTCAGATACCTTGCACTTGTCACGAAATCTAATAATACACCAAACAAAATATTAGGACTGAAGCAACAAATTTCTAGATGCAATTAATCAATCTCAAGTAATAACTAGAACTTACGGTTCTTTTCCATCATGAGGCATATTGGTATCACCATCCGAGCAAGAGACCATGCTGCATGCATCCCCTAATGCCAATCTGGATATGGAGTAAGCCACACTCTCATACTCTGATTTAGCATCTGCAGAAAGAATTGCTGCAGGCGGAGGATAAAATAGTTGCTGCATAAGCTGAGCGGTCAATATAAGCCTTCTTCTAGCTTTAAGCCTAGGTGGCCCATCATCAACCGACTCAATTCCTTTAACCTATTATTAGAAGAATATAGGCTGTCAGAACTGAAATGCAACCAAATTGTAGAAATAATAGGATTTAGTAGGCAAATCAAGATACCTTTTCGGTAACCCTATTAACTGCTTTGGCCCACTCTATATCCACCAGGCTGCCAACGAAAAAATTAACATGCATCAATAAATATGAAACTGGAAATAACCTAACAACCAAAATGATAACAACAAATGGAATAAGAGAAAACATCCGGCAGCAGACAAATAGCTTAAAAGGAAAGGGATCTATTAAAAGTTGCTGTGAAACGAGAACCTGATTGTCTGATCGCTCCATAGATCCAGAGAAATTTCTTTGTACCAAGGAGTGAGTTCAGATGTAGAACGTTTCCGCTTTTTGGGTTTCAAGATTGGGTGCTGCTGACCAATGTTCACAGGCAACATTTGTAGAGAAGAAAAATGTTCAGTTGCAGCAGAGCTGGCAATTGAACTTGGCCCAAGATTACCAATTTGGCTTCTATCAGCAGTTGCATGGATTACTTGCTGAATAGGATTAAATGCATGCAAACCACTGGTAGACTTCGCAGGAGTGAAAGGTTGTTCAGCTGTCTTCATGGCGGCAGCTCTGTGTGCATCATACGTCTGTAACATCTGCCCATTTTTTAAGCTTCCGTACCGATTGAACCAAGATGGTGCCATATGTGGACTGATCTGAGTTTGCTCAGGCATGACAGAATTAGTATTACCGTTATGAGAGCCAGTCTGATATTCATCCTGATGGAATGCAACATCCGGAGGAGTCATCCTTCCTCCATGTTGAAATGACACACTTCTTTGCAAATCATCTTGCCCAGAGAAGCTTAGCATTCTAGAATCAGCAGAAGAAACTTGCTGTGCAGCTACATTGCTGTCTGGTACCCTCATTCTTCTGAGGGCCATATTGCATTGATCGGTGTCCGCGTTTTTCATGCTCCACATTTGGTTTAGTAAGGAGTAACTTTGATTGGGAAAGCTATTTGGTTTCAGTGATCGGCCAAAGGCTTCAATATCTTTCTGCATAGAGGCCGAATTTGAAGGAGATCCTTCGGGGAGATTCTTGACAATAGATTCTCCACCCTGTGAATCAATCATTTTCTGCACTAAGTCCACATTATCCGAAGCTGCTGGCTCAGAAGTGCTCTCCTTTTCTCGCAGTTCTTCTGCCTCAACAGAACACAGAGAACTCACTGAATTACTACCAAGCTCAGACATGAAAGCCCCTCCTCTATAGGCATCTTGATCACCTTGCCTCTCTGGAGCAGATAATGATGACTCCATAATATTCATCTGATTCGGCTGGGGAATATGGGAAGGCTCCTTGCTATACTGACCACTAAAAAGGTGCTGTGGTGGTGGGAAATTCATCCGCATATTAGCGAACTTCTTGGAAGATGCACCCTGCAGAGATATCCCAGGAGTTAAAAAAGATGGAGAGGCTGATACTGACTCCTTCGCCGAAACTCGATTAGTAGAGACGCTTCCATGGGGACCACTGGCATTACTTAACTGAGACTTGCCCGCAGAGAGAGCAGGGCCATATGGTATATTGCCAGCCCCATTCAGCAAGGGTCCTCTGCCAGAATCTCCTTTTTCCGTTGAATGGGGAGCATGTTCATCAAAAGATACGCTAATAGACTGATTTGTGGAGTCTTGCCCACTAGCCCTAACCATGTGGGGATTTTGAAGTTGATTTCTCGAGTGAGTAAGGACAGAAGCTGATTCAAATGCTGAAGAGAAGTTCCCAGGAATGGTGTGCATAGTAGTTTCATTAGTTGTACTTCCTGGAACTCTAGATGTGCTATGCTTTAACTCTTGTGGTCTGAGGTCTGACGGGGCAGGCAAAGATTGAGCCTGATGCGGACGGGGCATCTGCCCCCGACTTTTTTCTCTAATCTCAACGGCAGCATGGCTTGAATGTGAAGAGCCAAGACCTCTGGTAGGACCCTGAGATGACAAGAGATGGGTTTTGACAGAGATCTGCTGCGATGGAGGACCAAGTTGAAGACCAAAACCTTGAGAGGCAGAAGACTGATTTCGCCGGAGGTGTCCAGCAGACCCATCAGCATTTTCGGATTCAGGCACCTCAGATGATGCTTTCTGGTCAGAATTGCTGAAGTGAGCCATTGCACCATGCTCTCTCGATGGATCCACCTTCTGAAGAAGCTGTAGCATATTTGGACTGCAATGAGAAAACCAGTCAAAAACAACAGATCTATACAGCATGAACAGATTAAAAGAGTAGTACAGCTGATTTTACAGTCAATATGGTTCCAAAGAACCATGTAAAGTTATGTAGAGATTAGAGATATAAGCTATCGCTGTGTAGCTAAGAGATTAACTAAATAAGCTATAGAATAGAGAATTGACAACCTAGATTGTGGAGCCGTATTTGGTGATAGCCCAACAGATCTATTTAATGGTGAAGACATATTAGATCCACCACCAGGAAAGCTGCCGCCAGAGCGCACCTGCCCAAAGCCTTTGCCATCGGCCAGAACATCAGATGAACGTGCCTGTAAATCAAGAAACATTGTCCTTTCACTACTGACCAAAGGTTTACAGAACTTTACAGTATTATATTATCATAAATCAGATATAACACCTTTTCAAATTCTGCCTGAATACTAGGAACCTGAGCAAACATTGACTGGCCATGGGGGGCAGTCTGCTGCAACATAGGCTGAGAATGAGTAGGGTGTTTCATTCCATAAGAAGGATCTGCATCCTTATCCAAGTTACCCATAGGATGGTACTGAAACTTGTTAGCCCAAGAATTTCTCCGACCAACATGATTAGACAACTGCTGCTTCCCAGCTGGCAGAAACTTTGAATCCCTGGCATCTGACAAGACATTTTCCCCAACGCCACCAGCAGAAGAATGAGGGGATAAGTTCGAACGATGGCTGTcatttgagttctcctgtttatcGCTGTTCTCCATCTCATGCAGTTTATACTCTTTGTCACCAATATCCAGAGATGAATGCAAAAGATGGTTGTCCTCAGAAACATGATGCTGGAAGACATCCAAGCCTTTGCTGACACTAGATTTTACCAGTGGATCAGCATTCTTCCAAGAACTAGCTTGGTgattattttggaaaaattgactGGTTTCCTCGCCACTCCTCATGGTACTTGAGTTTGGTATAGCGGAAGAATTATGCAAGCTAAAGACCTCCAAGATTGCCTGGGGACTACCCACAGATGATTCTGCGCGCTCCATAGCAACTGTAGGAGTACGGCCAGGATTAGAATTCCACCTGGCACCACTATGAACAACTTCACCTTGAATGAATTTCTTCTGATTGTAATCTTGGGAACATTTAAATGATTTCTCTCCTGAGACACTTACTGCATCTCCAGAAGGCACTGCTGATTCAAGAACACTCCAACCAGCTGATTTGTTGTATTGTTCCCTAACTCCACCAAGCTCGGGCGTCAAAGGACTAGAAATGTTTTTTGAGATCATTTCTCTGTCAAGAGGATTTGAAGTCTTCTCAACCATCTGGTGACCTTCTAACATCTGTGATTGACCTGACTTAGGCCACTTATTTCCTTCGTCTGATGACTGCACAAGTCTTTGAGAAGAATTTGATTGCAGACTCTTGCCAGGCTCAAATGGAAACCTGTGTCCCTGAACATTGTGATAGCTATTTCTCATATCGATATTATCAGAGGGATGAACAGAAACAGATTTCAAAGATGAGGCTTGGGGGAAATTGtcttcagcagaagatgttctctGTCTCTCGCTGTCATATGTCAAATTCTGTTTCCCAGAAGGAATTTCAGTACTGTTAAAATTTAAACCAGTCCACTGCTCCTGCAGTCCAGCATCACTACTAGAAGTTTCTGCAACAGCAGACTGCATAAGAGCACTCCAAGTACCACCTTGGATAGACGGAATCCCATCTAGCAATTCAGCACCATCAAAAGGATTACCGCCTTCACCACTCATAGGACTCTTGCCAAAGGCAGCCCATATATTATCATCTGAAccaaataaaattctttcttcTGTAGGATCTAGTCCAACCTCGTTTTGTACGGAAGAAGCTCGCACTGCACCTTCTTCATGTGAGGTCTCTGAAGGAACAGCTATATCCTGTCTGCCACAGAAGTCCTGGAGAGCTGAAGCTTTTTGCATAGTATCTTGCTGAAGGTTACCCACATCTACTGCATTCGACAGAGCTTGACTTGGAGCATCTCCATATACATTTTCAAGGAGGCTCTGACTAGAGATGAAAATCCCATCCTGCCCACTGACCTGATCTGCTAATGGAGCATATTGATTAACTGGAAATGAACTATTAAAGGCCGGCATTGGCTGCACAGCTTGCTTATCTGTCACCCCTTGTGAAAAATGGTTTAGAGACGGTCTTGAACTAGAAACAGGAACCCCATATAGAGATTGATCATTCTGTTGAGGAATCAAACCCATTACACGTTGTGCTTGGCCATTATTGGTCGGAATGATTCCACTGGAGGACCCTTGGTGTACTGGAGAACCACGCTGCAGCCAATTTGTGTTGCCAAGCTCATTTCCCCAGGAATGATTTAGTGTACCAGAATTTGCAGTGCCGTTAACTAATGCTGGGGAATGGACACCAGATGCCACCTTAGAACAGGAGGAAACCTGATTTAATGTATTTTGTTGCCTCGCGTCTAGTTGATGAAGTTGCTGCTGTCTCTGAAGCTCTTGCATCTTCATGAACATAACTTGCTGTTGAAATTGCTGCATGTCACTAATCCCAGACTGCTGCCGCTGCAAAGAATGCAGCATGTTTGATTGCTGATGAGAGATTTGCTGACCACCAAAAAGATCAACACTGACAGGACTATCAGAAGGTTCTGATCTAACAGGTGCTCTTGTGTGCTGTTCAGGACCCAACCATTGCTGTGACTCAAAAAAAGGTGAGCCTCCTGAGGCTATATTACATTGATCGGAACTAGTATCCACAGCGGGAAAGTTTGTTTCACCCTGCCTTGTCTGGTAAAACTGATTACCATACATGTAACCATTCAAATTTGGCTGCTGGATTTGTGACTGATTTTTAGCGGACTCGGGCCTCGGAATTGACTGTGTAAAATTTAAACCATGCTGCCCATTGAATGGATAACTGCTTAGTCCTCTCCCAGTGTCTACATGCAGGAAAAGCAAGAGATCACACAAACAGCTATTCAGCAAGCAAATAGAGAGCAAACAACATGTTAAATTACCAGAGTTCTGCAAATTGTAATTTTTTGTGTTGGAACTCAGTACACCTGTCTGTCTCTGGCTTCCAGCCCACATATTGTCACTTGAAGTTGGCCAATTGACGTCCACTACCGACGAATGAGGCTGTACTTGTGATAAAATGTCTTGTGCAAATAATTTGTGAACTCTATCTCCAACTTCATTGCCACGCATAGATGATTTAAGTCCAGAACCTTTGACCGTAAAATGTTGCAACTGACTATTCTAACATTTGGCATTACAATCAATGTACACTTCAGAACATATACCAGCTGTCTGTCCTAAAACTCCTGCAAAAGGATCATTAAAGTTTACTTAAAAGCTGAAATGTTCATGCTGCTAGTCCCACTTGGCTGGTTCTTCGTGATATTATTTGAGACTGAGAAAAGGTAGTATGGATGTGAGAATTAAACATCAACATTAATGAACTACATCCATACACCATCTATACAAACTACATAGACAGAAATCATAAGGAACAAGGGCAGGCATTGAAACTCAATGCTATACTTTTGCACAAATCAAAGAAACAGCCTATATGGTGGACCAAGGGGACATGACATAAACAGCAAAAAACGAAGGTGAGAATTGGAAAAGATCCAAGATTAGATATCTAAAAAGCATCTACATGAGACTACAGCAAGCTCAATAGACCATCTAAATTTACATTCGAAAAATGCTCCACTTCCTAGGTGAACAATACAAAGGGGAATAAGAGGAAATATGTCTAAAAACTGGGGGCCACCTAACATTCACATGATGTGCTCACATCTGACAAAAATGCAAGCAGCACAGAGAGGGAAAAAATAGAGAAGCTTGCCTAAAACAATTAGGCCATATCTTACGTAGACCTTCAAATGCACCGCCTGTTGGTGCTATCATGATGATTGAAAATATTAAAAAGGACGACGTAACCTTAAAAATATATGGAGCAAAATTGTCTTGAAAAAACTACAACCTCTCGAAAGCTATATGGATAATAAAGAGAAAGTAGAGCATAAGTGCCCATACATACGATACATATTAGTTGGCACTAAGATTTAGTCGTTACTGGTTCACTTACACAGGTCTGGTGTTTGACAGGAGTGTGTTTAGTTGGTTAGGGATTCTACATAATCACATGGTCAAGTGTGAGAGTTGGAGAATCTCTAATTTTAGAGAAACGATAATTTGTCCCAAAAGACAAAGTGCCCAAATGAGTGAATGGCTAATGTTGATTAGTATAGTCAAACAAACTATAGGTTTTGAGGCATAATAGTAGTTATTTGCTGAGTCCTCAAGATAGCTTTTGCCTGCCACGATTAAAATCCCCCCGGCACAGTCAAAGGCAGGCCATTAGGAGAGTATTGGATTCACGGACATCCTCTCAACCTCCCGGCAGAGGAAAATCAAAAATTGGACCTAACAATCTAACATACATGTCAATGCTTACTTTCCTTTGGACTCATATCTATAATTCCACACGATGAACAGGACTAGCATGTTGGTTTTAGGAGCTTTTAGTTTGATTGGCTTAGCAAGGAACACAGTGTGCACATGATCTCACAATGTCCCTAATGCTAACTTGTGGCATACACCAGGACACCTACAAAATAGCACAGGTCTTTGGTCAACTTGAAAACTGATCCTCATAGTCATAGTTAGTAATTTGTGATGCTATTTTCTTATTTACCAAGGCCAAGTAGTCCCAGTAAATTTATCATAAGGCACTACGACTTCATCGAGACCCCACGACCCATCTTGCTGCCCTCTTCAACTATGTTCACCCTTGTATCAACTCATTCCTACTGCAAAACAGTGGGATCACATTCCTAACGTGCGAAAAGTTTCCTAAGAATTAAACTAATTTACTTTGTAATGCTATATGGTAATGGCAACAAATTTTTTCCATATTGCTGTAGCggagatttttttttcaatttggcACTACTGGCACCTTGAGCTGCAAAATCTATGTAATTGTTTTCTCCTGAACCATATGGAAGAATTGTCAGCAAATGACAAGCCAAACTACTCATGCTAACAAGCCAGTTAGACGGAATCCACCATATCACCTTAAGAAAAAACATGGTAGTTTTGGACTTTGTTAGCTCTTTAGCGATTGCATAGGTTCATTGAACAGAGCTAAGAAACTCACTCCTTTTGTACTTATTTTGCTTCCATGCATCGTCTTGATGTCATTTATAATACTACttaattcattaaaaaaaaatgtgGTCCTTATTCCACTAAATCCAAAAGATATGATATTAGGTAtgatatttggtatttaaaaaaataatatcgaaataccgacaccgtaccgaaatatatactAAGTTACACAATACAGGGGCGGATTTATGTAGTGGATTGGGGGTGGTACACCACCCGGTCGCTCGGATAAAATTTTCTATATATACTAGTATTTTCCTCTAAAATACCTACATAATAAACAAGGGGCACCTCAAGTACTTAAATGATTGTAGGTGCCGCGGTTGAAGCGTAGAAATTCAATCTGCAAGTCCTAGGATCGAAGCACCTGAGGTTTGTGGTTTTaccttttttcctttcctttatttcttttttgctccttttcttaatttcttttattttcttcatctttGTTATTCACCTTTTCTTGTACaatctcattttattatttatttaaattgtgtatttgtgtcctttttttttttggatcttCAAATTTTATTTGGATGTAATTTTAatcattttctctttttatccataaaatgttaATTTGTTAATTGCCGAAATTTTTTAGAGTGATGCAGCAAAGATATAGTATTAATCAGCTAAATCTAAATTTAAGGGGTGTATCACATATTTATTTATGCGTAAAAATCTTTTAAATTGAATTGATTTAATTCAAAATGGATCGAATCGAATCGAATTAATTCAAAACAAATCGAATTGAATCGGTGTACACCATTATTTAATCTCCTTCACTTGTGGTTGGTTTACATTTAAATAGTGGCACCCGTAGCCATTAattcctggatccgcctctgacaCAATACACATATTTATTGATTATAACATGCTAAGTTACGCAAAACTTTTCTTTGACATTCATGTTGAGGTTGGTAGTAACGGACATGTACTTTGTTAGGAAGATGGAGGAACAAGGTAGGCTTCAGATTCTAACTCTTACTCTCCAGATTGCCAAGCAAGGTTGCAAGCAGTTTAACGTAATGTTTCTAAGGTTGGATTAGTCCTTCTCTCTAAGTTTAGCAAGTAACAAAACACTTTCAATGAACAAATTTATTCCTTTATGTGCCTTTTTTCTCTCGcctggtggcaattgacttgagccttggggtttgctccctttcaaggtctcaagttcgaaacccactgGGTGCATATAATTTCTGAGGGCCATCGGACTAGGTAAAACCTGAATTTaccgtggtgcacttgcgggaaactccttgTCGAGGGCTTGTGCACCCCCGGGATTAGTCGGGGCTCGaagagactcggacacccggtgcaaatcaaaaaaaaaatgtacctttttttctctctatggCTTGATACTTGCTGGTTTTGTACAAAGATTTTATCAACAGTTGAGTAAACTTAGAACATATTTTTTTTGCATTTGTGgatactttaattaagaaaatcacAGTATATGGCtctcagtgttgtcaaaggcgcaCTTAAGCTCTGAAGCTCATAAAAGCTCAGGGAGCACGCTTCGCCTTGCTTAAGCTGCGCTTAAGTGTAAGCAAGGCACTAAGGTGTGTGCCTTATTGCCCATGAGTTCTATCTTGAATCAGGCAGTacttaataacaataataatcaaCAAATAAGTGTATTACGTTGTTAAGTAAAACATTATGAGTGAAGTTGTTACTCTTTTTTCTTGAATTACATATATAATAACAATGAGTTCAATTCATTGCGCCTTTTTTTACTAAAGCCCACATTTTAATTGCGCTTTGAGCTTAAATCTCCAATAGACCTTGAGTGCTTTTTAGAATTTTTTGCTTTTGACAACAGTGATGGctctatgcactagttaataTTCAAGCCGAACAAAGTGAAGTTATTGGACCGAATAAACTGAAACCGAAAGAATAAAAGTCGAACAATACCGAATTTAACTAGGTATGatattggtatagcattttaagaaaCCAAATACCGAAAATACTGAACTGAAATatctaaataccgtaccgtacTGACCGCATCCCTAGTTGAAGGTGCCAGGTAGCAGGTACCCCGTGGAATAATCGAGATGCTTGCAATTTGGCCCGAAGACCACCATTGTAAAAAAAATGGATAGGTTTCTTTACCTTTGTATATCCCTGTAGATGGGGTTTTCCTTTTACGGTGATACAGTTATTTTATCCAAAAAGTAGCTTCTGAGTTTCTGATACAGTAACAAACTTTAAACTATCACAGAAGTTACGAATTCAGACTTCATACTAAATTCTCACCTAAACCTACAGACTAGTGATATCATCCGCTCACATTGCACTCATTCAGCACAACCTTGCTCGCCACCGTCACTAAAAGgcaagttttatagagcagtggttaggcctgccatgttgtatgagaccgagtgttggccggttaagaactcac belongs to Nicotiana tabacum cultivar K326 chromosome 6, ASM71507v2, whole genome shotgun sequence and includes:
- the LOC107790329 gene encoding uncharacterized protein LOC107790329 isoform X2, translating into MRGNEVGDRVHKLFAQDILSQVQPHSSVVDVNWPTSSDNMWAGSQRQTDTGRGLSSYPFNGQHGLNFTQSIPRPESAKNQSQIQQPNLNGYMYGNQFYQTRQGETNFPAVDTSSDQCNIASGGSPFFESQQWLGPEQHTRAPVRSEPSDSPVSVDLFGGQQISHQQSNMLHSLQRQQSGISDMQQFQQQVMFMKMQELQRQQQLHQLDARQQNTLNQVSSCSKVASGVHSPALVNGTANSGTLNHSWGNELGNTNWLQRGSPVHQGSSSGIIPTNNGQAQRVMGLIPQQNDQSLYGVPVSSSRPSLNHFSQGVTDKQAVQPMPAFNSSFPVNQYAPLADQVSGQDGIFISSQSLLENVYGDAPSQALSNAVDVGNLQQDTMQKASALQDFCGRQDIAVPSETSHEEGAVRASSVQNEVGLDPTEERILFGSDDNIWAAFGKSPMSGEGGNPFDGAELLDGIPSIQGGTWSALMQSAVAETSSSDAGLQEQWTGLNFNSTEIPSGKQNLTYDSERQRTSSAEDNFPQASSLKSVSVHPSDNIDMRNSYHNVQGHRFPFEPGKSLQSNSSQRLVQSSDEGNKWPKSGQSQMLEGHQMVEKTSNPLDREMISKNISSPLTPELGGVREQYNKSAGWSVLESAVPSGDAVSVSGEKSFKCSQDYNQKKFIQGEVVHSGARWNSNPGRTPTVAMERAESSVGSPQAILEVFSLHNSSAIPNSSTMRSGEETSQFFQNNHQASSWKNADPLVKSSVSKGLDVFQHHVSEDNHLLHSSLDIGDKEYKLHEMENSDKQENSNDSHRSNLSPHSSAGGVGENVLSDARDSKFLPAGKQQLSNHVGRRNSWANKFQYHPMGNLDKDADPSYGMKHPTHSQPMLQQTAPHGQSMFAQVPSIQAEFEKARSSDVLADGKGFGQVRSGGSFPGGGSNMSSPLNRSVGLSPNTAPQSSPNMLQLLQKVDPSREHGAMAHFSNSDQKASSEVPESENADGSAGHLRRNQSSASQGFGLQLGPPSQQISVKTHLLSSQGPTRGLGSSHSSHAAVEIREKSRGQMPRPHQAQSLPAPSDLRPQELKHSTSRVPGSTTNETTMHTIPGNFSSAFESASVLTHSRNQLQNPHMVRASGQDSTNQSISVSFDEHAPHSTEKGDSGRGPLLNGAGNIPYGPALSAGKSQLSNASGPHGSVSTNRVSAKESVSASPSFLTPGISLQGASSKKFANMRMNFPPPQHLFSGQYSKEPSHIPQPNQMNIMESSLSAPERQGDQDAYRGGAFMSELGSNSVSSLCSVEAEELREKESTSEPAASDNVDLVQKMIDSQGGESIVKNLPEGSPSNSASMQKDIEAFGRSLKPNSFPNQSYSLLNQMWSMKNADTDQCNMALRRMRVPDSNVAAQQVSSADSRMLSFSGQDDLQRSVSFQHGGRMTPPDVAFHQDEYQTGSHNGNTNSVMPEQTQISPHMAPSWFNRYGSLKNGQMLQTYDAHRAAAMKTAEQPFTPAKSTSGLHAFNPIQQVIHATADRSQIGNLGPSSIASSAATEHFSSLQMLPVNIGQQHPILKPKKRKRSTSELTPWYKEISLDLWSDQTISLVDIEWAKAVNRVTEKVKGIESVDDGPPRLKARRRLILTAQLMQQLFYPPPAAILSADAKSEYESVAYSISRLALGDACSMVSCSDGDTNMPHDGKEPFRDKCKVSEKKNWHQFARAMETLTGRARKLESDFVSLDKRASVLDVIVEGQELEKFSVFYRFAKFHGRGQFNGAESSSTDAAAHSHKPFLQRYVTALPMPKNVPDRVQCLSL